The following are encoded in a window of Lactobacillus panisapium genomic DNA:
- a CDS encoding PTS sugar transporter subunit IIA, with amino-acid sequence MFNIIIATHGQLAEEFLNVLQSLFGHLNQIEALGLKDQGVVSFGNKVDQLLATTANQSVLVLCDLAGGTPFNEFAKRSNKYSSDFFLFGGVSLPVLIEALNLRMQNQSLDQVVEKLQQLTPLTMFKAQDRKNAEDE; translated from the coding sequence ATGTTCAATATTATTATTGCAACACATGGTCAATTAGCAGAAGAATTTTTAAATGTCTTACAATCGCTTTTTGGCCACTTAAACCAAATTGAAGCACTTGGTCTTAAAGATCAGGGAGTCGTTAGTTTTGGTAATAAGGTAGATCAGTTATTAGCGACAACAGCTAACCAGTCGGTACTTGTTTTATGCGATTTGGCTGGCGGAACCCCGTTTAATGAGTTTGCAAAAAGAAGCAATAAATACAGCAGTGACTTTTTCTTGTTCGGTGGCGTTAGCTTACCGGTTTTAATTGAAGCGTTAAACTTGCGGATGCAGAACCAGTCACTAGATCAAGTGGTTGAAAAGCTGCAACAATTAACTCCTCTGACCATGTTTAAAGCACAAGACAGAAAAAATGCAGAAGATGAATAA
- a CDS encoding PTS system mannose/fructose/N-acetylgalactosamine-transporter subunit IIB, whose amino-acid sequence MTEKMAGIIHVRIDDRMIHGQVATQWSGRLNATRIMVINDAIMNDDMRKSVVRLAAPANVSTSILGREKAVSNIKSGRYEGQRVLLICVSPVDVNYLLDNGLPITKVNVGNLAARPGTTRIRPSINVTQEEITAFKQLLDRGVEVTVIPTPQSPTVYLKDYL is encoded by the coding sequence ATGACAGAGAAGATGGCAGGAATTATTCACGTAAGAATTGATGATCGAATGATTCACGGGCAGGTGGCTACGCAGTGGAGTGGTCGGCTTAACGCAACAAGAATAATGGTAATTAATGATGCAATTATGAATGACGATATGCGGAAAAGTGTTGTTCGTCTGGCTGCTCCGGCTAACGTTAGCACCTCAATTTTGGGTAGAGAAAAAGCGGTGTCGAATATTAAAAGTGGTCGTTATGAAGGGCAACGCGTATTGCTGATTTGTGTTTCACCAGTTGATGTGAATTACTTGCTTGATAACGGCTTGCCTATCACAAAAGTAAATGTAGGCAACTTGGCGGCTCGCCCCGGAACAACCCGCATTAGGCCATCAATTAATGTTACTCAAGAAGAAATAACTGCCTTTAAGCAATTATTGGACCGTGGTGTGGAAGTAACGGTTATTCCGACACCACAGAGTCCAACAGTTTATTTAAAAGATTACCTTTAA
- a CDS encoding PTS system mannose/fructose/sorbose family transporter subunit IID, producing MSKMKKIYRKVMNRWIVFGATSLNYEKYEGLGYTYAMLPFIEENYRDDPAGKKTAITTQLQFFNTTPYTAPFIMGVDVGMEENGKTASLEAVSALKTGLMGPLAGIGDSLFVTIPWTIFGAIAANMALHGNPFGCILWIIASILIRLTAYPLFTAGYRSGTKMLSSINTTLKALTNAASVLGLMVVGALAATMVKVNLAFTFKQGKLTMTGNSILDQIMPGLLPAAVVGVIYYLLGKKVKPVYVILIVLVVSIALNALHILA from the coding sequence ATGAGTAAAATGAAAAAGATATATCGCAAAGTGATGAATCGGTGGATTGTGTTTGGTGCAACTTCGCTAAATTATGAGAAATATGAAGGTTTGGGTTATACCTATGCCATGTTGCCTTTCATCGAAGAAAATTATCGTGATGACCCAGCTGGTAAAAAGACAGCCATTACCACACAACTACAGTTTTTTAATACTACTCCGTACACGGCACCATTTATTATGGGCGTTGATGTTGGAATGGAAGAAAATGGTAAAACGGCTTCACTTGAGGCAGTTAGTGCCTTAAAAACTGGGTTAATGGGACCGCTTGCCGGAATTGGTGATAGCTTATTTGTTACGATTCCATGGACAATCTTTGGTGCAATTGCAGCTAACATGGCCTTGCACGGTAATCCATTTGGCTGCATTTTGTGGATAATTGCGTCTATTTTAATTCGGCTAACTGCCTATCCGCTATTCACTGCTGGTTATCGCTCAGGAACCAAAATGCTTTCTTCAATTAATACAACGTTAAAAGCATTAACCAATGCCGCATCTGTACTTGGCTTAATGGTAGTTGGAGCATTGGCTGCAACAATGGTTAAGGTCAATTTAGCCTTTACGTTTAAACAGGGTAAGTTAACGATGACTGGTAACAGTATTTTGGATCAAATAATGCCTGGATTGTTGCCAGCAGCAGTTGTTGGTGTAATTTACTATTTATTAGGAAAAAAGGTTAAACCAGTTTATGTGATTTTAATTGTATTAGTAGTATCAATCGCATTAAATGCACTACATATTTTGGCATAG
- a CDS encoding PTS mannose/fructose/sorbose/N-acetylgalactosamine transporter subunit IIC yields MLLRNILVVIYGFIINFDKEGPKLGISQPVVAGFITGLIMGDAETGLYIGGTLQLMTLGITSFGGASVPDYQTAALIGTYLTIATHQKAAIGIALAIPIALLIVQVDVLKWSANIFCQQRAEKFAEQENYQMINWMQYLATLFTSFVSGIPVLLTVILGPKIVGSFINYIPAWLSGGLKTAAGILPAVGIGMLLQYLPTRDYFSYIIFGFVLAIYLKMPIIGISLIGFAIALLLYQNQTKTSEGTTNAVNGGANEDE; encoded by the coding sequence ATGCTATTACGTAACATTTTAGTCGTAATCTACGGCTTTATTATTAACTTCGATAAAGAAGGACCAAAATTAGGCATTTCGCAACCAGTTGTTGCTGGTTTTATCACTGGCCTAATTATGGGGGATGCTGAGACCGGGCTCTATATAGGTGGTACATTGCAACTGATGACGCTAGGAATTACCAGTTTTGGGGGAGCTTCGGTACCTGATTACCAAACAGCCGCATTAATTGGAACATATCTAACGATTGCAACGCATCAAAAAGCTGCAATTGGGATTGCACTAGCGATTCCTATTGCACTATTAATTGTTCAAGTTGATGTTTTAAAATGGTCTGCCAATATTTTCTGTCAACAGCGGGCAGAAAAATTTGCGGAGCAAGAAAATTATCAAATGATTAATTGGATGCAATATTTGGCTACGTTATTTACAAGTTTTGTTTCAGGAATTCCGGTTTTATTAACTGTTATCTTGGGACCAAAGATTGTGGGCAGTTTTATAAATTATATTCCTGCTTGGTTATCAGGCGGTCTTAAAACCGCGGCCGGAATTTTACCAGCAGTCGGAATTGGCATGTTATTACAGTACCTGCCGACTAGAGATTATTTTTCATACATTATCTTTGGATTTGTACTGGCAATTTACCTCAAGATGCCAATTATTGGAATTTCATTGATTGGTTTTGCAATTGCCCTACTGTTATATCAAAACCAGACTAAAACTAGTGAAGGAACAACAAATGCTGTGAACGGAGGGGCAAACGAAGATGAGTAA